The Acidimicrobiales bacterium genome includes the window ACGGGATCGTGCACGGCCTCGACATGGCCACCACCGCCAAGGGTCGCTTCATCGAGACGTTCGTCGAGCGGATCCTCGAGCCCCGTGATCTGGACTACCGGCTCATGTTCCCCGGTCCCACGGGAACCAACGCCGTCGAGTCCGCTCTCAAGTTGGCCCGCAAGGTCACCGGGCGCGACAGCGTGATGAGCTTCACCAACGCCTTCCACGGCATGACACTGGGGTCGCTGTCGGTGACGGGAAACTCCATGAAGCGTGGCGGCGCGGGGATCCCGCTGTCGCACTCCTCGCCCATGCCCTACGCCGGGTTCCTCTCCGACGACGGCACCGACTCCATCGCCCTGATCGAGCAGTTCCTCGACGACGGTGGCAGCGGGATGGACAAGCCCGCGGCGGCGATCGTCGAGACCATCCAGGCCGAGGGTGGGATCAACGTGGGTTCCGCGATGTGGCTCCGGCGGCTCCAGGAACTGTGCCGCCGGCACGGGATGCTGCTGATCATCGACGACATCCAGGTCGGGTGTGGTCGGACCGGGCCGTTCTTCTCGTGGGAGGACTACGGCCTCGATCCCGACATCGTCTGCCTGTCGAAGTCCATCAGCGGTTTCGGTCTGCCGATGGCCGTCGTCCTGATCCGGCCCGAGCACGACGAGTGGCTGCCGGGCGAACACAACGGCACCTTCCGCGGCAACAACGCGGCCTTCGTCACTGCGTCGAAGGCACTCGACATCTGGTGGTCCGACGACACGCTCAGCCGCCAGGTGGCCGCGCGTGAACAGCAGTTGGCCGGGCGCCTCGAATCGCTGCGCGTCGGTCACGACGCCGTGTTCGCCGAGCGACGGGGCAGGGGTCTCATCCAGGGCCTCCGCTGCCACGACGCCGATGTCGCCGGTGAGATCATCGCGACGTCCTTCGAGATGGGACTCGTCGCCGAGACGGCCGGCGTGGAGGGCGAGGTCGTCAAGGTGCTACCGGCGCTGACGATCACCGGCGAGGAGCTGTCGACGGGACTGGACATCCTCGGCGACGCCGTCGCCAAGGTCACCGCGGGTAGGGGTCTGGCGTGATCATCCGTTCACTCGCCGACCTCGTAGGGACCGAACGTGACGTCGACGGTGGCACCTGGCGCTCACGGCGCCTGCTGCTCGCCGACGACGACATGGGTTTCTCGGTCCACGACACGGTTCTGGCCGCCGGGACGACGACCGAGATGCACTACCGGCACCACCTCGAGGCCGTCTACTGCATCGAGGGTCGTGCGGAACTGACCGATCACGCCACCGGTGAGACGCGTCTCATCGAGCCGGGAATGCTCTACGCCCTCGACGCGAACGACCACCACACGGTGAAGGCCATCGAGGACTTCCGGGTCGTGTGTGTGTTCAACCCACCGGTCACGGGCCACGAGGTCCACGACGACCGGGGCGGCTACCTGCCCGCTGAGGAGCAGTTGCGGCTCGACCGTCACCAGAAGAATCGACACGAACAGGAAGGGATGGTCACCCGGTGAGCTCGGCGCGGACCACCACGACACCGGTCCGGGACCGCTACCCGTCGCGGGTCGGCGGCGATGCCGGCCTCGGTGATCGCCTCGACCCTGTCGTCTGGGGCGACGGGGACGGCCCGCTGAGTCCCGAAGACGTCGAGAGCTTCGACCGTGACGGCTTTCTCGTGGTTCCGGAACTCGTTCCCGCCGATGTCGTGGAACGCTGTACCGACGACTTCGCCCGCCTCGCAGGTGAGGCGACATCGCGGGACCCGCTCGCGATCTACGAGCCCGATTCCGACGATCTGCGGTCGTTGTTCGACGTGCACCGCACCAGCGACGTCTACGCGGCGCTCGTACGGCGTCCCGAGCTGCTCGGTGTCGCCCGCCAGCTTCTCGCCGACGACGTCTACATCCACCAGAGCAGGATCAACGTCAAGCGTGCCTACACGGGCCGTTCGTTCCCCTGGCACTCGGACTTCGAGACGTGGCACGTCGAGGACGGCATGCCCGCCATGCGCGCGGTCAGCTGCTCCATCGCGTTGACCGAGAACCATCCCTGGAACGGGCAGCTCCTTCTCATCGCCGGCTCGCACCGGACCTACCTGTCGTTCCCGGGGTCGACGCCCGAGGACAACCATCTGACCTCGCTGCGCAAGCAGTCATACGGGGTTCCGACCCCGGCCCAACTCGATGCGCTGGCCGAGCAGGGCACCGTCGAGCAGTTCACGGGTCCTCCCGGGTCGGTGTGCTTCTTCGACTGCAACACGATGCACGGGTCGCCGGACAACATCTCTCCGGTGGCGCGCACCAACCTCTTCTTCGTCTACAACGCGCTGGCCAACGCGCTCGTCGAGCCGTTCGGGACCGATGTTCCGCGACCGAATCACATCGCGGACCGCTCGTTCGAACCGCTCGACTGAACCGACCGGCCCTGACGGCCGCCCGCCCCGCGCACACGGTCGCCCCCGTGGACCGCACCGCTGACCTACGGTCGCGGTGTGCGC containing:
- a CDS encoding ectoine synthase; the protein is MIIRSLADLVGTERDVDGGTWRSRRLLLADDDMGFSVHDTVLAAGTTTEMHYRHHLEAVYCIEGRAELTDHATGETRLIEPGMLYALDANDHHTVKAIEDFRVVCVFNPPVTGHEVHDDRGGYLPAEEQLRLDRHQKNRHEQEGMVTR
- the ectB gene encoding diaminobutyrate--2-oxoglutarate transaminase produces the protein MNTFEQHESEVRSYIRSWPTVFDSAHGSTLVDADGRSYVDFFAGAGALNYGHNPEPLRDALIDHLSGNGIVHGLDMATTAKGRFIETFVERILEPRDLDYRLMFPGPTGTNAVESALKLARKVTGRDSVMSFTNAFHGMTLGSLSVTGNSMKRGGAGIPLSHSSPMPYAGFLSDDGTDSIALIEQFLDDGGSGMDKPAAAIVETIQAEGGINVGSAMWLRRLQELCRRHGMLLIIDDIQVGCGRTGPFFSWEDYGLDPDIVCLSKSISGFGLPMAVVLIRPEHDEWLPGEHNGTFRGNNAAFVTASKALDIWWSDDTLSRQVAAREQQLAGRLESLRVGHDAVFAERRGRGLIQGLRCHDADVAGEIIATSFEMGLVAETAGVEGEVVKVLPALTITGEELSTGLDILGDAVAKVTAGRGLA
- the thpD gene encoding ectoine hydroxylase, whose amino-acid sequence is MSSARTTTTPVRDRYPSRVGGDAGLGDRLDPVVWGDGDGPLSPEDVESFDRDGFLVVPELVPADVVERCTDDFARLAGEATSRDPLAIYEPDSDDLRSLFDVHRTSDVYAALVRRPELLGVARQLLADDVYIHQSRINVKRAYTGRSFPWHSDFETWHVEDGMPAMRAVSCSIALTENHPWNGQLLLIAGSHRTYLSFPGSTPEDNHLTSLRKQSYGVPTPAQLDALAEQGTVEQFTGPPGSVCFFDCNTMHGSPDNISPVARTNLFFVYNALANALVEPFGTDVPRPNHIADRSFEPLD